The Canis lupus familiaris isolate Mischka breed German Shepherd unplaced genomic scaffold, alternate assembly UU_Cfam_GSD_1.0 chrUn_S412H572, whole genome shotgun sequence genome includes the window AGATTTCACAAAGAACATGATTTCACTTTCCCATTGGTGGCTGACAAGTCACTTATATACCAACCATCTGCTGAGAATGTGCTGGAGCGAGAACACAGGACTAGACTCTACGGACCAATAAGGATCCAGGATATATGGTATGTGTTTGCCTCTTCCACTCAactttgctgtgaatctaaaccttctttaaaaaggaaacagattaaggaaaaaacaaaaagatggaggCTCAACCCTGGCCTCCAGGAGAGCTCTTCCAGCAGAGAAGACAGATAGGCAAATGATGCCAGACAGGATGAGGGCAGCGCTGCTCTGCCAGCTGGCTTACTAACAACTGCCTCAGGAGCCTGGCAGCAGGATTTAGAGCTGCCTGCGGCCCCATTACCATACAACAGCCACAAACAGGTGCCTCTGAGCAGCCTTTACCTGGCTTCTACCAGCCTGGGTGTACCAGCAGCAATTCCAAGTTAATATGAGCTCAACTCAGGACATCACTGACACCCCTGGGCTGTGCTCAGACTCCCTCTGTTTCCAGGCCCAGGTACCTGACGGCCACTCTAAAGAAAGGTTAGCTCTTACTTCTTCCCACCTCTCCAAGGCTACTGTGTGCCCCAGTTCTGATCTAGCTTGAAGAGAGGCCAGGCTGGGCTGAGACTGAGTGTTCAAGGGGACATTGGCCTATGTCCAAGAGACCATAAAAGGGTAAGGCAGGCCTATCTGTAAGGTCAGACACTCCTTCCACTTTCCAGATAGGCTTCCCGTCCCAGCTCTGAATCATCTCATCTCTGGAGCCCTCCCAGATTTCCCTGGCCATGGGGTTCCATGTTCCCCTTTCTGTGCACATCCATGCACTGTATGGGCACTTCCACTTCCCGACTCTGTGCCCTGGACCAGAGCTCCTCTGGCCCTCCCAGCTGTAGCACAGACCTAGTTCCATTGTATCCTCAATGCAAGTCTGTCGGGAAAGGAAAATGTCAGTGTAGGATCATCACACTGCAACATCTCTTAGTAACATGCCTGATAGCTTCCCAACAAAGTCTATGGAAAGAAGTGtcttcaggaagaaagaaaaaccttttgTTGTCTGTCTTTGCAAAGCACTAGTGGAAGCCCTGCAGGGATGTGCAGGGGAGAGCAAGCCCAGGGATGTGACCCAGGAAATGTCCCATCCCTTTGGAAGTGAGGGACAAGTTCTATGCCTCTGCCCAGGGAAAAGCCAGGAGAATGGGATTCAGATGGCCCAAGACTGAGACCCCATCAGCCACAAGGGTTCAGGGACATGTGCAAATCCTAAAATAGGGGTGGGGGTCAGGAGCATTACAAAAGTAGCCCTTCCTGCATCCAATGCTCTTGTTATTGATGtgaagatggatggatgatgacGTTGGAATTCcaaatacagaaacagaaaacaagaccTTTGTGTCCAATCACAGtacttttcataaaattaaatgcaCCACAAACCACGGGCCCATTGTGAATCAGGACTTTGGTTACCTCTCGAATGttttaaattcaaatgtattACTCTTTTAAGTAACTCTGTCTTGTACCAGTAGCACTCATTTATTAAAACTTCTCATGACCTGGTGATGCAATGGCTTTTTTTAGGGTGAGTAGTGTATTACCATATTTCTAAAACTTACCTTTTCTTACTAGATCCCTCTTCTTCCTCAATCATCTTATTACTGACCTTCCCCTAGGGGAACCCAGAGAACTTGTATCtccaaagggatggaaaaatctGAACAACCTATTTTTGTATGGCTCATGAGCTAAGAATGGAGCTTACAATTTTTAAGAActataaacaaacaaagcaatgaacaaaaaagTTACAAGACAGAGATTGTATGTGACCCtgcaaaagctaaaatatttgccctcttgccctttaaaaaaaaaaaaaaaactttgccaaTCTCTGGTGCAGCATCGTTAATTTACACAAACAACTAACATGTTCCCTCTTACAACACTTATATTCACTTTTAATGTAAGGATGATGGGAGTGCTTAATTATTCTCATACCCCTCCCCAAAATCCCGATACCTAATGGCATGCATTGTATAAGCCTGTACATCCTACAGGCCAACAGATGCCTTGGTTCTCATTTGCTTGCAGTTATGCTAAATAAACCCATCATTATCTTCTTAGGTTTCATACATGGGTGTGTGTACATAATCTGAGCACAATTTTCTCAGCTATGTGAAGACCTTGGTGCCTGCAATAGTCCAGACATGGTGAACAGACCCCCGTTACAAAATGCTATCCCAGCCAGAAGTGGTTCGAGCTCTGGGTAGTCTGAGTTATATAAGCAACATGTCCACAACACAGACTCACTGAGGGCATGATCCATTCCCAGCCACTCCTTAGTTCAAAGAGGAAAatcaggctcccagtgtatgAGAAGATAAGACTTTACAAAACGTAATTAGCCTTAAGATGCCTGATCAGTAGATAAAATGTATAATACATCCCAATAAAGTAATTAACTGAAACATGACCAGGTTCTTAATTTGGAATTGGATGCAATGCATTCCCTGGGAATCTTACTCTTCAACTTTTCAAGAGCTTATCAATCCCAATGACTGAACCCCAATCAAACTGCCTGGACCAACTATTTAACATTATTCAGGAACTATTGAAAAATTGTTCTGAACTAATTGTTCAGCAATGTTTAAGAGGTACATGCTCCAATAACACAAAATAAGAGGCATGAATATGGGGAGGAATTACTACTGGCAGATGATATTGTGTACATAACAATCTTGGAACTAAGGACAGAAATTAGGAATGTGGCTAGATAAAAGATAAATGTGCAAAAAACCAAAGCTATACATTAATTACTAATAATCAGTTCAAAATACCAATGAAAAATGCCCTGTTCACAACATTTCAAAAGTAATGACATGCCCaggaaaaaatttcaattaaaaaagtgaaagataTATGAAGTAAAATGCTAACTTTTATCAAAGGACATAAGCAAgatctgaataaataaagagaaatattataCCCTAAATGGGAAAActtcaaagcaaaaaagaatgcCAATctgactcaaattaataaaagtattttacgTCATATAAACAGaaccctaatattttatttttacttttggaaatagacaaaacatttttcaattttgtgaAGGAGGGTAAATTACAAAAGTCaccaagaaaaattagaaaaatagtgAGTATGACGCTTACCTTACTACATATTAAAACTTGCACTAACGCTACTACAATCAAAATATGATACTGgcacatgagtaaataaataaattgatggaACAAAACTGAGAGTTCAAAGTACGTGCAAacatatggaaatttaaaatacaataaagatgCATTTCAATTACACACATAAagaatggatatttttattacatgATATTGGGTCAATGACTAACCATTTAGAAAAGTAACAAAGTTAGATCATTATACCATGTAAATTCTTCACCGTAAAAAGTATAACTCTTAACAATGGAGGaattaaaaatactaagaaatagtatggaaagatatttgtatatttctggCTTGGAAAGATCCAGACAAGTTGAAACCCAGAAACCACCAGGAAAAATTAACAAGTTTGACTaaccaaaaatgaaaaccatatatgacaaaagatgaagaagagccaatgaaaaaatatttacacttcATAAAAAGTGTAATAATAATAGTCCTTCTACTCAAAAGACTTAAAATCATTAGCCGTAAAAAAGACAAATGGCCCTAGAAAAACGATTAAAGGATGTGAATACATAATTCCCATAAGATGAAATTAAGTGGACAATCTTTGAAAATTGAAGCGGCtatatagaatttctttttgctaaaagaattttaaaaatctgaacatcTGAAGCTGGAGAGGGTATGGAAAAACTAGAGCTCTCATTTATTGTTGACCAAAGTATCAGATTGTTCAATGTTTTGAAAGCAAtttatcaaattaattaaaaggtAATATGCGTGTACCATTTGGCCCAGCAACCCTACTCCTAAGGACATTCAGCCTACAGAGAGAAGAACAAGAATGAGGAAATGTGAGAATGCAAACAAATTATTTAGGAATGTTTACTACAGTCTTGCTCATAAAGGACACAGTGGGAAAAGCTGCAATGTCAGCATGGCTTAGTTGAGTGAATTGTGGTgcatcctgggatctagccctgcattgagctccctgctgagtgaagagtctgcttctcactctccctctgctgtctccctgcttgtgcttgcacactctctctctctctcccaaatgaataaataaataaataacatcttaaaaaaaagaaatgcaacagatttctatggATTGACGATAAAGATGCTCATAATTTATTAGTAAGTGTAAAACTAAGGTAAAAAACAACGGTCCAATcgttattagattttattttaataaaacagacGTGAGAATTTACAttagatatatgcatatatataaaataatttcagaaaaatgggaCAAGTACCATACTAAACGTAAGGGCATTTTCCTATAAAGGATGGCATTAGATTAACAAAGAGGGAAATTTCATTTCCTACTGTGTTCTTTGGTAGTTTCCCAAGGATAGTACTACAAAACGTAGGCTGGAAATTATGTAATTAAGTTATAccattatatacatatgcatataagaGCACAGCTTTATAAGATTTTGACGCATGATGCAATGAATTGgcaaaatataattcatttaattagaaaaagatttCCAGATGTGATGATTGTAAATGAGAAATGACAGTTCaataaggaatcttttttttaatgtccaaagCCAGATTATTCTTACTACACAAAAGAGGAGGTAACTTACCTTTGGCAATGGCTTTCCCTCCTGGCAGTTGATGCCTCCAATGAAGACCATGTTGGGCATCACAGGTTTGGGATAGTCAAAAACAAAGTCAGCTCTTAACAACCAAATTGACGTATGGCTATAGAGATCATAAGGCGTGACAGCTGTTTGGAGAATCTCAGATGCAACTTCtaaaggagttttaaaaaaatagtggcaAAATAAATGTTCCTCTAAGTGGGAGATGTGAttccacactctctctctgaaactcaTGGCATCTGGAAACCCTAAAAAAATTCTAGGAACATAAGAAGGAGGACTGGGGCACTGTGTGCTTTCTtcaagaaaatggcaaaataatcCCCTGGTGAAGACCACAGATGGAAGTGAAAAATACTTGGCTACAATTAAGCCACACATATCAAAAGGATCGAGAAACACTGCATCAAAAGAACTCTCCTTTATGTATTCTATTAATGTTGTGTCCCTAAACAAATTCTTACAATGTAAAAAAAGGTGTTCAAAAATGTCACTGGATGAATCGAAGAACATAGTAAGTAAACTTTGTTGCCGAATATTCCAGTGAGAGTCAGAGAAAGTCTTGAACATCTGATTCAACTCCTCCAGATTGTAAGCAGTGGAATAAGTCTTCACCGTAAAATTGGAGGATTTTCCCAGTTGCCAACTCACCTCTGGTATGATTAAAACCAACTCATGCCCTCTTTGGATGAGTTGCTCCACAACCAAACGCATGGTAAACCAGTGGCTCCCATCCATGGGTACTACCAGCAGCTTGCCTGCCTCAGCAAAGCCAGATGTCagcaggagacacacacacaacagaggaAAGCCGGTCAAAATTGTGGCAGCCATTGGAAAACTGCAGAGGGCAATCCAGCTGTTGGGTTCTGAGCTGGTGTAATAGAGTCAGTCTGTGGAAGAAGTACAGGCACAAAGCCCGCCCCAGCAGAGGGCGTGTATTtacacattcagaaaaaaaaaaactacactcaTTGCCAGTGCCTCCTAAGAACGATAATGAATGGGTAGCATTTGCTGACAAACATGCTTCTAAATTTTCCAGACAGCAGTACCATTTGATCTTTGCCTTGGACAAAGATCATGCATTGTATGGCATGTCAATGCTCTTCTGGAAACAGAATTATTAGACAACGTGTTGAGGACTCAGAGtgataaaaaggaaagtaaatatcaattaaagtgatttttccaatttttccaagGAAAGCTTGGGTTATCCTCAGGTTACATAAGACAATTTTGCCCAGAAAGAGATTGGCATCCCAGTTTCCAAGGAGGACATGAAGTCACTTACCACTAGCGTCCTCATGGACAATGGAACTGTATTCACAGAGCCTCTAAAAAGCCTGGCATTGCCACCGGTTTTTCCACTTCCAAACCCTTTGTGGGCTACAAAAAGGTTAAGAGTGCCAAATCCTGCCTCCATGGACCATTCTAGGATTGATAGATGGAATAGGACTGTCCTCTATATTCAGTCATTTTCCCTACACACTCACATGCAGTGGGTGGTCACTTGCCTGAAGCTTGCCAGAAGCACTCTGCTAGgcatcctctctctttcctctgggcTTCTGCATTCCTCTGTCTAGACCTCTCTGCTGAAGGCTGACCTAATTTGGCCTGCTACCCACCTGCAGGAATCTTTGTATCTGTCTCCCAAACTCTACTGAGCACTTGTTGACGCCAGAGGGTATATCTTCTTCATATTTGCACTTTCCTTCTACAGGACCCATGCTATGCCTCACACATGGAAAGCACACAAGGACTTTTTGTTCCACTGGACTGGATTGCACTGTGTGAGTGCAATTATGGGTGGCTTAAGTGGTGTATGTCAGATAAGACCCTGAGAAACATTTACTGAGGGATTCTAAAGCCAACCTGGGGGCATAATCTTTGTTAGGGGCCAACATGGCTTGTTCTGAGTTGCCCAAACTAATACTagacaaataataatatttgcttaGTCACCA containing:
- the LOC119879201 gene encoding LOW QUALITY PROTEIN: UDP-glucuronosyltransferase 1A8-like (The sequence of the model RefSeq protein was modified relative to this genomic sequence to represent the inferred CDS: deleted 1 base in 1 codon), producing MGPVEGKCKYEEDIPSGVNKCSVEFGRQIQRFLQLRTQQLDCPLQFSNGCHNFDRLSSVVCVSPADIWLCEAGKLLVVPMDGSHWFTMRLVVEQLIQRGHELVLIIPEVSWQLGKSSNFTVKTYSTAYNLEELNQMFKTFSDSHWNIRQQSLLTMFFDSSSDIFEHLFLHCKNLFRDTTLIEYIKESSFDAVFLDPFDMCGLIVAKYFSLPSVVFTRGLFCHFLEESTQCPSPPSYVPRIFLGFPDAMSFRERVWNHISHLEEHLFCHYFFKTPLEVASEILQTAVTPYDLYSHTSIWLLRADFVFDYPKPVMPNMVFIGGINCQEGKPLPKAECP